One Bartonella kosoyi DNA segment encodes these proteins:
- a CDS encoding tetratricopeptide repeat protein encodes MIKRSVQLLILGMIGLASSVLNSAGNTDELSDFEHSFNTIQESSNPEEPFQPLKAGDYDQAYDYYIQGYYLKAFQEALRRAEKNDPFAQTLLARIYMEGCAVPVDGARAALWFERAAKQGEPQAQLRYGLMLFDGHFVKQNQELGEQYIQKSVKAGVKEAYFYYGQLLLYKASQEKQNLPGVSSQSRENEAIEQALKWHLKGAALGDAEAAFAAAKILSLGTLHRPKDERNARRLLEVAAQNNHLQAQLHLAQWLIQGRGGEKDFDRAFHLLLHNATHMVPPAQISLARLYRDGIGTKGDTIMAAAWYLLAKEAKMQAPDLEIMLQGMDKKQQEKAQTEAIKLLPVF; translated from the coding sequence ATGATCAAAAGAAGTGTTCAACTGCTTATCCTAGGAATGATAGGGCTTGCAAGTTCTGTTTTAAATTCTGCTGGAAACACTGATGAACTCTCAGATTTTGAACACTCTTTCAATACAATTCAAGAATCTTCAAACCCAGAAGAACCTTTTCAGCCCTTAAAAGCTGGAGACTATGACCAAGCTTATGACTATTACATTCAAGGCTATTATTTAAAAGCTTTTCAAGAAGCTCTCCGCCGTGCTGAAAAAAATGATCCTTTTGCGCAAACGCTTCTTGCCCGAATTTATATGGAAGGATGCGCTGTTCCTGTTGACGGGGCGCGGGCTGCTTTATGGTTTGAACGCGCAGCAAAACAAGGGGAACCCCAAGCCCAACTTCGCTATGGGCTTATGTTGTTTGATGGACATTTTGTAAAACAAAATCAAGAACTTGGTGAACAGTATATTCAAAAATCTGTCAAGGCAGGTGTTAAGGAAGCCTATTTTTATTATGGACAACTTCTTCTTTATAAAGCCTCACAGGAAAAACAAAATCTTCCTGGTGTCTCTTCTCAAAGCCGTGAAAATGAAGCCATCGAGCAAGCTTTAAAATGGCACTTAAAAGGGGCTGCTCTTGGGGATGCAGAAGCTGCTTTTGCAGCGGCAAAAATTCTCTCCTTAGGCACTTTACATCGACCAAAGGATGAGCGTAATGCCCGTAGACTGCTGGAAGTTGCAGCCCAAAACAACCACTTACAAGCGCAACTTCATTTAGCACAATGGCTTATACAGGGACGTGGAGGAGAAAAAGATTTTGACCGTGCTTTTCATTTGCTGCTTCACAATGCCACCCACATGGTCCCCCCAGCACAAATTTCCCTTGCAAGACTTTATCGAGACGGTATCGGAACAAAAGGCGATACGATCATGGCAGCAGCATGGTATCTTCTTGCAAAGGAGGCAAAAATGCAAGCCCCTGATCTTGAAATAATGCTCCAAGGTATGGACAAAAAACAACAAGAAAAGGCGCAAACAGAAGCCATAAAGCTCCTTCCTGTTTTTTAA
- a CDS encoding thiamine phosphate synthase, with translation MTQQTNKPIEPPLFPQLVLTLDIRRNIPHGFLRPILQTKSFACVILYDSEKQKDDSSFLQKQAQIYAEDIQNNDAALLIADDSRIAGRIKADGLHIEDDFNALESFKNQQKEQKILGFGNLRNRHSAMLVAETGVDYLLFGKLGADKKPQAHPRNLQLAAWWAEIMETPAIIQAGSDFATFDEALKTGCEFIAVEEVILGNDTPLPLLKTMQEKCENTPL, from the coding sequence ATGACACAACAAACAAATAAACCGATTGAACCGCCTCTTTTTCCCCAATTGGTTTTAACCCTCGATATTCGACGCAATATTCCACACGGCTTTTTGCGTCCCATTTTGCAAACAAAGTCTTTTGCATGCGTCATTCTTTACGATTCTGAAAAGCAAAAAGATGATAGCTCTTTTTTACAAAAACAAGCACAAATTTACGCAGAAGATATTCAAAACAATGACGCTGCTCTTCTTATCGCTGATGACAGCCGCATTGCGGGACGCATAAAGGCTGATGGTTTGCACATAGAAGATGATTTTAACGCACTTGAAAGCTTTAAAAATCAGCAAAAGGAACAAAAAATCTTAGGCTTTGGCAATCTACGCAATCGTCATAGTGCCATGCTTGTAGCAGAAACAGGTGTTGACTATCTTCTGTTTGGCAAATTAGGAGCTGATAAAAAACCCCAGGCGCATCCCCGCAATCTCCAATTAGCTGCGTGGTGGGCAGAGATTATGGAAACCCCTGCCATTATCCAAGCCGGAAGCGATTTCGCAACCTTTGATGAAGCCTTAAAGACTGGATGTGAATTCATTGCTGTAGAAGAAGTTATTTTGGGGAACGACACCCCCTTACCCCTCCTAAAAACAATGCAAGAAAAATGTGAAAACACCCCCTTGTAA
- a CDS encoding class I fructose-bisphosphate aldolase produces the protein MMERLEDIALSLVQAGKGILAADESTATIGKRFESIGVESNEDRRRAYREMLFSTKEAMESAISGVILFDETIRQKASTGQMLTDLIRDAGALPGIKVDTGAKPLAAFPQETITEGLDGLRERLKDYYTLGARFAKWRAVIAINADTLPTRGAINQNAHALARYAALCQELNIVPIVEPEVLMDGPSCGHSIARCFEVTQAVLHTVFKELFEARVVLEAMILKPNMVIDGKDARKAGVEEVAEKTVRVLKQTVPSAVPGIAFLSGGQSDQEATAHLSAMNSLGALPWKLTFSYGRALQAAALKAWAGKDENIAVAQKAFHHRVRMNHLAALGQWTKSQEKVSA, from the coding sequence ATGATGGAACGGCTTGAAGATATTGCACTTTCTCTTGTGCAGGCAGGTAAAGGTATTTTGGCAGCAGATGAAAGTACGGCGACAATAGGCAAGCGGTTTGAAAGCATTGGGGTTGAATCCAATGAAGATAGACGCCGTGCTTACCGTGAAATGCTTTTTAGTACAAAAGAAGCTATGGAAAGTGCTATTTCTGGAGTGATTTTATTTGATGAAACCATTCGACAAAAAGCATCAACAGGGCAAATGTTGACGGATCTTATTCGGGATGCTGGCGCTTTGCCAGGAATTAAAGTTGATACGGGTGCGAAACCCTTAGCTGCTTTTCCCCAAGAGACAATTACCGAAGGGTTGGATGGTCTTCGTGAACGGTTAAAAGACTATTATACTTTGGGCGCACGTTTTGCTAAGTGGCGGGCGGTGATTGCCATTAATGCAGATACCTTACCAACAAGAGGCGCTATCAATCAAAATGCACACGCTCTCGCGCGTTATGCTGCTTTATGTCAGGAACTCAATATTGTGCCGATTGTGGAGCCGGAGGTGCTGATGGATGGACCGTCGTGCGGGCATTCCATTGCGCGTTGCTTTGAGGTGACACAAGCTGTTTTACACACTGTCTTTAAAGAATTGTTTGAAGCCCGTGTTGTTTTAGAGGCGATGATTTTAAAACCCAATATGGTGATTGATGGCAAGGATGCGCGCAAGGCTGGTGTTGAAGAGGTGGCTGAAAAGACTGTTCGTGTGCTTAAACAAACTGTCCCTTCTGCTGTTCCAGGAATTGCTTTTCTCTCTGGTGGGCAGTCAGATCAGGAAGCAACGGCGCATTTATCAGCCATGAATAGTTTGGGTGCATTGCCTTGGAAATTGACCTTTTCCTATGGACGTGCTTTGCAAGCGGCTGCTTTAAAAGCATGGGCTGGAAAAGATGAAAATATTGCTGTTGCGCAAAAGGCATTTCATCATCGTGTGCGGATGAACCATCTTGCGGCTTTAGGACAATGGACAAAGAGCCAAGAAAAAGTGAGCGCTTGA
- a CDS encoding TIR domain-containing protein: MKYRGTFEDLQNIVCKCGYKIKEIKSLSLNSSGGYQIKTCDGGIINWYESTGTINFQGKENTKQKLIEDLVQYIETKSATPSPKTASNTSNKKVFIVHGHDRYALKDLENALLKLELKPYILQNTGGNGLPIIETLKREICKGSIEFGIVLLTPDDKGYAISDGETKAQFRARQNVVLEMGMLISILPFDKIAILYKEGIEIPSDVNGVYYLSFEKHVQETFPKLIKRLKEAEVPFSQDAIPCALSSI, from the coding sequence ATGAAATACAGAGGAACGTTTGAAGATCTTCAAAACATAGTTTGCAAGTGTGGATATAAAATCAAAGAAATTAAGTCTCTATCACTTAATTCTTCTGGAGGATATCAGATCAAAACCTGCGATGGAGGAATTATTAATTGGTACGAAAGTACAGGAACAATCAACTTTCAAGGCAAAGAAAACACAAAACAAAAGTTAATAGAAGATTTAGTTCAATATATAGAAACAAAATCAGCGACTCCTTCCCCCAAAACGGCTTCCAATACCTCAAATAAAAAAGTTTTTATCGTTCATGGTCATGATCGTTATGCCTTAAAGGACCTTGAAAATGCTCTTCTCAAGCTTGAGCTTAAACCATACATCTTACAAAATACTGGCGGGAATGGCTTACCCATTATTGAAACTTTGAAAAGAGAAATTTGTAAAGGTTCTATAGAATTTGGCATTGTACTGCTGACGCCCGATGATAAAGGCTATGCTATATCTGACGGTGAAACAAAAGCACAATTCCGCGCGCGACAAAATGTTGTTCTCGAGATGGGAATGTTAATCTCCATACTTCCTTTTGATAAAATAGCTATTTTATACAAAGAAGGCATTGAAATACCTTCAGATGTTAATGGAGTTTACTACCTTTCTTTTGAAAAACACGTACAAGAGACATTTCCCAAACTTATTAAGCGCTTAAAAGAAGCGGAGGTCCCTTTTAGTCAAGATGCCATTCCTTGTGCATTAAGTTCTATTTGA
- a CDS encoding inositol monophosphatase family protein, whose amino-acid sequence MAHSAIMNVMVQAAMKAGRSLVRDYGEVQNLQVSLKGPADYVSQADRKAEKIIFTELSKARPKFGFLMEESEEIIGEDSQHRFIVDPLDGTTNFLHGIPFFAVSIALESQGKIVAGVIYNPVSDELFTAERGSGAFFNDRRCRVSARKRLEDCVIATGMPHFGRPGHGTYLIELRNMMMEVAGLRRFGAASLDLAYVAAGRTDGYWEDNLQIWDMAAGILMVREAGGFVTDKEGGDDIFRKKNILAGNEHIRTKLEKVLKKGI is encoded by the coding sequence ATGGCCCATTCTGCAATCATGAATGTCATGGTGCAAGCTGCCATGAAAGCAGGACGCTCGTTGGTGCGTGATTACGGTGAAGTGCAAAATTTGCAAGTGTCCTTAAAAGGACCAGCCGATTACGTCAGTCAAGCAGACCGTAAAGCAGAAAAAATTATTTTCACTGAACTGAGCAAAGCACGCCCCAAATTCGGTTTTCTGATGGAAGAGTCTGAGGAAATCATTGGAGAGGATTCACAACATCGTTTTATTGTTGACCCTTTAGATGGTACCACAAATTTTCTCCATGGCATTCCTTTTTTTGCTGTTTCCATTGCTTTAGAAAGCCAAGGCAAAATCGTTGCGGGTGTCATTTACAATCCGGTAAGTGATGAGCTCTTTACCGCAGAACGGGGCAGTGGTGCTTTTTTCAACGACCGGCGCTGCCGCGTTTCCGCACGGAAAAGATTAGAAGATTGTGTCATTGCCACCGGCATGCCTCATTTTGGACGCCCAGGTCATGGAACCTACCTTATTGAATTACGCAATATGATGATGGAAGTTGCTGGACTTCGCCGTTTTGGCGCAGCATCCCTTGATTTAGCCTATGTTGCTGCTGGAAGAACTGATGGCTATTGGGAAGACAACCTGCAAATTTGGGATATGGCTGCTGGAATCTTAATGGTTCGCGAAGCCGGTGGTTTTGTCACCGATAAAGAAGGGGGGGATGATATCTTCCGCAAAAAAAATATCCTCGCCGGCAATGAACACATTCGCACCAAACTAGAAAAAGTTCTCAAAAAAGGCATTTAG
- a CDS encoding ABC transporter transmembrane domain-containing protein, with the protein MKLYRHSEKSTKSSLEKSSFSSLAIFVPYLLRYRWLFIFAFLALSVAALVTLALPIAIRQMFDHGFSRSSHGHINFYFGILFLLALILAFSSACRYYCVITLGERIVADLRRDVFIHIMKLSPAFFDRSHSGEIVSRLLTDTTQIKLAVGSTASTALRQLIIVIGAVVMMVITNAKLSLLVLAAIPVVAIPLVAFGRRVRTRTRAAQDRVADANAVATEQVSAIRTVQAFTAEKFVATRFSRMIERAFQTARASVILRSFFTGFAIFLVFSSVVAVLWIGSHDVLNGTMTGGTLGQFVLYAVFGASTFAQLSELGAELIQAAGAAERLAELLQEKPMILAPKNPLSLERPVRGELIFDHVDFTYPSRPQEKILRSLSFSIKAGETVAFVGASGAGKSTIFSLILRFYDPTSGKIRLDGLEIDRLSLQDLRGAISYVPQDVAIFDGTLRDNIVFGTENALEEEIIAAAKAANAFEFIENLPDGLDTEVGERGTMLSGGQKQRIGIARAILRNAPLLLLDEATSALDAKSEKLVQEALEGLMQNRTTLVIAHRLATILKADRILVMDKGALVEEGTHAELVAKNGVYAYLAKLQFSPE; encoded by the coding sequence ATGAAATTATATCGTCATTCAGAAAAATCTACAAAATCCTCTCTTGAGAAATCTTCCTTTTCTTCACTTGCCATTTTTGTTCCTTATCTTTTGCGCTATCGTTGGTTGTTTATCTTTGCCTTTCTTGCTTTGTCTGTTGCAGCTCTTGTTACATTAGCTTTACCCATAGCGATCCGCCAAATGTTTGATCATGGATTTTCTCGCTCAAGCCATGGACATATCAATTTTTACTTTGGCATTTTGTTTTTATTAGCCTTGATTCTCGCATTTTCTTCAGCTTGCCGTTATTATTGTGTCATCACCTTGGGAGAACGGATTGTTGCCGATTTACGGCGGGATGTGTTTATCCATATTATGAAACTTTCGCCAGCTTTTTTTGATCGGTCGCATTCAGGTGAGATTGTTTCAAGACTTCTAACAGATACGACACAAATAAAATTGGCCGTTGGTTCAACCGCCTCTACCGCTTTGCGTCAGTTGATTATCGTGATCGGGGCTGTCGTGATGATGGTGATCACCAATGCTAAATTATCTTTGCTGGTTCTGGCTGCTATTCCTGTTGTGGCAATTCCTTTGGTGGCTTTTGGACGCAGGGTACGTACACGCACACGCGCGGCGCAAGATCGTGTCGCCGATGCTAATGCTGTTGCAACAGAACAGGTTAGCGCTATTCGTACGGTACAAGCTTTTACCGCTGAAAAATTTGTTGCGACACGTTTTTCACGGATGATAGAACGCGCCTTTCAGACAGCACGGGCTTCTGTAATTTTGCGTTCCTTTTTTACTGGTTTTGCGATTTTTTTGGTTTTTAGCAGTGTGGTGGCTGTTTTGTGGATTGGATCGCATGATGTTTTGAATGGGACGATGACAGGGGGGACATTAGGGCAATTTGTCCTTTATGCCGTTTTTGGAGCTTCAACCTTTGCCCAATTATCAGAACTGGGGGCAGAACTCATTCAAGCAGCAGGTGCGGCTGAACGATTGGCCGAATTGTTGCAGGAAAAACCTATGATTTTAGCACCTAAAAATCCTTTATCATTGGAGCGCCCTGTTCGAGGCGAACTTATTTTTGATCATGTTGATTTTACCTATCCTTCTCGACCTCAAGAGAAGATTTTACGCTCGCTTTCCTTTTCTATCAAAGCCGGTGAAACAGTTGCTTTTGTTGGTGCTTCAGGAGCGGGGAAAAGTACCATTTTTTCTTTAATCCTGCGTTTTTATGACCCAACAAGTGGAAAAATTCGGCTGGATGGTCTGGAAATTGATCGCCTTTCTCTGCAAGATTTACGTGGTGCAATCTCTTATGTTCCGCAAGATGTTGCTATTTTTGATGGTACATTGCGCGATAATATTGTTTTTGGAACTGAAAATGCCCTGGAAGAGGAAATTATTGCGGCTGCTAAAGCAGCCAATGCCTTTGAATTTATTGAAAATTTGCCTGATGGCTTGGATACAGAAGTGGGAGAACGCGGTACCATGCTTTCTGGAGGGCAAAAACAGCGCATTGGTATTGCACGGGCGATTTTAAGAAATGCACCGCTCTTGCTGCTTGATGAAGCGACATCTGCTTTAGATGCAAAAAGTGAAAAACTCGTGCAAGAAGCCTTAGAAGGTTTGATGCAAAACCGTACAACATTGGTGATTGCGCACCGTTTGGCAACCATTTTAAAAGCGGATCGTATTCTCGTGATGGATAAAGGCGCCCTTGTGGAAGAAGGAACCCATGCCGAACTTGTGGCAAAAAATGGTGTTTATGCTTATCTTGCAAAATTGCAATTTTCACCTGAATAA
- a CDS encoding helix-turn-helix domain-containing protein: MRGRSQPVGTMQTNTLNIDLLVGKRIRLRRKRLKMSQTTLGHALGISFQQIQKYEKGLNRVSAGRLKEISDILTVPISFFYADIITKQHALSSHDEIISNTEEYLLLKRFRTLTSIKQRAILQLFSEPNESF, encoded by the coding sequence ATGCGAGGGCGCTCGCAACCGGTGGGGACAATGCAAACCAACACTCTTAATATTGATCTTCTGGTCGGCAAAAGAATTCGCTTAAGACGAAAAAGGCTAAAGATGTCTCAAACAACTTTAGGGCACGCTTTAGGAATAAGCTTCCAACAAATTCAAAAATATGAAAAAGGCTTAAATCGCGTAAGCGCGGGGCGATTAAAGGAAATTTCCGATATTTTGACTGTGCCGATTTCCTTTTTTTATGCAGATATCATCACAAAACAACATGCCCTCTCCTCTCACGATGAAATCATCTCGAACACAGAAGAATATCTGCTGCTTAAAAGATTTAGAACGCTCACTTCGATAAAACAAAGAGCCATTTTACAATTATTCTCTGAACCCAATGAAAGCTTTTAA
- the efp gene encoding elongation factor P, which translates to MKINGNEIRPGNVIEHQGSLWVAVKCNAVKPGKGGAFNQVELKNLLDGTKLNERFRAAETVERVRLEQKDFTFLYQQGDALVFMDSESYEQLELQKDFVGERAAFLQDGMTVTVELYQEKPIGISLPDQVAVTIVEADPALKGQTVTSSYKPAILENGIRILVPPFMNAGERIIVDTNELIYLRRANEKDK; encoded by the coding sequence ATGAAAATTAATGGTAATGAAATTCGCCCCGGGAATGTGATAGAGCATCAAGGAAGTTTGTGGGTTGCCGTCAAATGCAACGCTGTAAAGCCTGGAAAAGGTGGTGCATTTAATCAAGTTGAACTGAAAAATTTACTGGATGGTACAAAACTCAATGAACGCTTTCGTGCCGCTGAAACGGTTGAAAGGGTCCGCCTTGAACAAAAAGATTTTACCTTTCTTTATCAACAAGGGGATGCTTTGGTCTTTATGGATTCAGAGTCTTATGAACAATTGGAATTGCAAAAAGACTTTGTTGGTGAACGCGCTGCTTTCTTGCAAGATGGGATGACTGTCACAGTTGAACTTTATCAAGAAAAGCCTATCGGCATCTCCCTACCTGATCAAGTTGCTGTCACGATTGTGGAAGCTGATCCAGCTCTTAAAGGACAAACGGTGACCTCCTCTTATAAACCCGCCATTCTTGAAAACGGGATTCGTATTCTTGTGCCCCCTTTTATGAATGCCGGTGAGCGTATCATTGTCGACACCAACGAGTTGATCTATTTGCGTCGTGCAAATGAAAAAGATAAATAA
- a CDS encoding phosphoglycerate kinase, giving the protein MVFRTLDDVDVLGKRVLVRVDFNVPMALGKVCDETRLVRHKETLVELQKRGAKLILLSHCGRPKGKIEPEFSLRPVVSVLEKIINQPVAFVPDCMGSAVQVAVEALQNGGVLLLENIRFYADEEKNDCSFAEALAHNGDLYVNDAFSVSHRAHASVEGITHLLPSYAGRSLQGELQALEKGLGNPTRPVVALVGGAKVSSKLFVLNHLVEKVDSLVIGGGMANSFLAAQGIHVGKSLCEHELMETVKKIIKKAQECHCKLLLPVDAIVGFRFEKNAPHRLYDIGDIPEDGMILDIGTRSIAHIKSAIDKAATLVWNGPLGVFEMSPFDKGTIAVARHAAERSLTGKLVSIAGGGDTVFALNHAGVANDFTYLSTAGGAFLEWMEGKVLPGILALMQP; this is encoded by the coding sequence ATGGTGTTTCGTACGCTTGATGATGTTGATGTTTTGGGCAAACGTGTTCTTGTGCGCGTGGATTTTAATGTTCCTATGGCATTGGGTAAAGTTTGTGATGAGACGCGTCTTGTTCGCCATAAAGAAACACTCGTTGAGCTGCAAAAGCGTGGCGCTAAGCTTATTTTGCTTTCTCATTGTGGTCGCCCTAAAGGAAAGATCGAGCCGGAATTTTCACTCCGTCCTGTTGTGTCAGTGCTGGAAAAAATCATTAATCAGCCGGTTGCTTTTGTTCCTGACTGTATGGGTTCGGCGGTGCAGGTGGCGGTGGAGGCATTGCAAAACGGGGGTGTTTTACTACTCGAAAATATTCGTTTTTATGCCGATGAGGAAAAGAATGATTGTTCTTTTGCCGAAGCTTTGGCCCATAATGGGGATCTTTATGTCAATGATGCTTTTTCGGTTTCTCATCGTGCTCATGCTTCAGTGGAGGGAATAACGCATTTGTTGCCCTCTTATGCGGGGCGATCGCTGCAAGGTGAGTTGCAGGCTTTAGAAAAAGGGCTTGGAAATCCAACGCGTCCTGTCGTTGCACTGGTGGGAGGGGCAAAAGTTTCCAGTAAGCTTTTTGTTCTCAATCATTTGGTGGAAAAAGTCGACTCCTTGGTGATTGGGGGTGGGATGGCCAATAGTTTTTTAGCTGCGCAAGGTATTCATGTGGGGAAGTCACTGTGTGAACACGAATTGATGGAAACGGTCAAAAAAATCATTAAAAAAGCGCAAGAATGTCACTGTAAACTTCTACTCCCTGTGGATGCTATCGTTGGATTTCGCTTTGAAAAAAATGCGCCGCATCGTCTTTATGATATTGGCGATATTCCTGAGGATGGTATGATATTGGATATTGGAACGCGCTCTATTGCTCATATCAAGAGCGCAATAGATAAGGCTGCTACCCTTGTGTGGAATGGACCCCTTGGTGTTTTTGAGATGTCTCCTTTTGATAAAGGAACAATTGCTGTTGCACGACATGCCGCAGAACGCAGTTTGACGGGCAAGTTGGTTTCAATTGCGGGAGGAGGCGATACGGTTTTTGCTCTTAATCATGCTGGTGTTGCTAATGATTTTACTTATCTCTCAACTGCAGGAGGGGCTTTTTTGGAATGGATGGAAGGGAAGGTTCTGCCTGGGATTCTCGCCCTTATGCAGCCTTAA
- a CDS encoding helix-turn-helix domain-containing protein, whose translation MQTNNLNIDLLVGKRIRLRRQILKMSQTTLGNALGISFQQIQKYEKGLNRVSAGRLMQISDILNVPISFFYADIITKQQPPHHHDEVISNTEEYLLLKRFRTLTSIKQRAILQLTMDENAS comes from the coding sequence ATGCAAACCAACAATCTTAATATTGATCTTCTGGTCGGCAAAAGAATTCGCTTAAGACGACAAATACTAAAGATGTCTCAAACAACTTTAGGAAACGCTTTAGGAATAAGCTTCCAACAAATTCAAAAATACGAAAAAGGCTTAAATCGTGTCAGCGCAGGGCGGTTAATGCAAATTTCCGATATTTTGAATGTTCCGATTTCCTTTTTTTATGCGGATATCATCACAAAACAACAGCCTCCACACCATCACGATGAAGTTATTTCGAATACTGAAGAATACCTGTTGCTCAAAAGATTTAGAACACTCACTTCGATAAAACAAAGAGCCATTCTACAGCTTACCATGGATGAGAATGCAAGCTAA
- a CDS encoding helix-turn-helix domain-containing protein — protein MQSQNLNIDLFVGKKIRLRRQMLKMSQTTLGHALGVSFQQIQKYEKGLNRVSAGRLMQISDILNVPISFFYADIITKQQPPHHHDEVISNTEEYLLLKRFRTLTSIKQKAILQLIMDENAS, from the coding sequence ATGCAATCTCAAAATCTTAATATTGATCTTTTTGTTGGCAAAAAAATTCGCTTGAGACGACAAATGCTAAAAATGTCTCAAACAACTTTAGGGCATGCTCTAGGTGTAAGCTTTCAACAAATTCAAAAATACGAAAAAGGCTTAAATCGTGTCAGCGCGGGGCGGTTAATGCAAATTTCCGATATTTTGAATGTTCCGATTTCCTTTTTTTATGCGGATATCATCACAAAACAACAGCCTCCACACCATCACGATGAAGTTATTTCGAATACTGAAGAATACCTGTTGCTCAAAAGATTTAGAACGCTCACCTCGATAAAACAAAAAGCCATTCTACAGCTTATCATGGATGAGAATGCAAGCTAA
- the rpmE gene encoding 50S ribosomal protein L31: MKANIHPNYHKITVVMTDGTQYTTRSTWGKEGDTLNLDIDPRTHPAWTGGSQTLVDRGGRLSKFKNRFGNIGM, translated from the coding sequence ATGAAAGCGAATATTCATCCTAACTATCACAAAATTACCGTTGTTATGACGGATGGAACTCAATATACAACGCGCTCCACTTGGGGAAAAGAAGGGGATACGCTCAATCTAGATATTGATCCAAGAACACATCCAGCATGGACAGGTGGGTCCCAGACACTTGTAGACCGTGGCGGTCGCCTTTCTAAGTTCAAAAATCGTTTTGGCAATATTGGTATGTAA
- a CDS encoding helix-turn-helix domain-containing protein has translation MQTNNLNIDLLVGKRIRLRRQILKMSQTTLGNALGISFQQIQKYEKGLNRVSAGRLKEISDILNVPVSFFYADIMPKRQPHHDEIISNTEEYQLLKKFRVLTTIKKKAILQLLSDENAS, from the coding sequence ATGCAAACCAACAATCTTAATATTGATCTTCTGGTCGGCAAAAGAATTCGCTTAAGACGACAAATACTAAAGATGTCTCAAACAACTTTAGGAAACGCTTTAGGAATAAGCTTCCAACAAATTCAAAAATATGAAAAAGGCTTAAATCGCGTAAGCGCGGGGCGATTAAAGGAAATTTCCGATATTCTTAATGTTCCAGTTTCCTTTTTTTATGCGGATATCATGCCAAAACGACAGCCCCACCATGATGAAATCATCTCGAACACAGAAGAATACCAACTGCTCAAAAAATTTAGAGTTTTGACCACGATAAAAAAGAAAGCCATTTTGCAGTTACTCTCTGATGAGAATGCAAGCTAA